The following nucleotide sequence is from Siniperca chuatsi isolate FFG_IHB_CAS linkage group LG2, ASM2008510v1, whole genome shotgun sequence.
GCCCAGGGTTAGGAAGAGCAAAAGCATTTTGGCACCAGTTCAACAAATATAGCTGGCTCCCCTCTCCACATCGTCTCCAAGCGGCAATCAAATTCTAAATAATGAGGACAGCGTTGTAGTAGCCCATTAACCTCCATTAACCCGCATTAAAATGCTGGCTTGTGAGGGCAATTTTGCAATTGTCCAAGGTGAAAAACAGTTCACTttgctttatttgtttctgctctgttcttCAAATACGTCGTCATTTCTAGCTACCATTTGGGAAAAGGTGACACTGCTCTTACAAAATTAggtcaaaaaacaaattaaatcactttttaaagGATAGTGCGTAACAGTCCTTTGGGGAAAAAGTAGTACATAGTGAAAAAAGCAGGGGAAAAAACTCTAACCCTACATTATCAATTACTTAACTGATGATAAAGTTATATTTTAAGTCCATACAGGATATGTAAACTTTCACAACAGGAATCTAAAATTTTTTAACCCTAACCCATCCTTTACACAAAAGCAGCACATATTTGTCAGAACTAACCTGTCTGTCATAACTGctgcctccctcttcctcctctgatgtGCGTCCTTGGTCTTCCTCACTCGCCACCTCTCCCCTGATATCACCCACTGAAACAGTCTGTGGAGCGACAGCCACCAAACACACGTTGTAGGCTTCTGTATAGGCACTGGTGAGAAAGAAGGGGTACTATGAAATAtagcatacatacagtatgtgtacacaggcacatacacacatagacaaacaATGTGGCACTGTGGCATCTTGTATGCTCTGACTTTTTGGTCGGTTTTAAAAGAATTGACACTAAAAATGACTGATACAGTAAGGTAAACTGGTAATTAGAATTGCTGAGGGTCAAGcagcaaacaacacaacaagTTGAATAATTCAACACTGACTCCTGACAAACAAAGTCAAACTGGTGTCTTTAACTTCAAATACCTGCATCCCAACATCTGGTCTAGGCCAGTGGTTCCTAACCTTTTTAGCTTTTGACCCCCTAAAATGAAGGAATGGCTAATTGTGCCCCCTAATCACAAGTTATGGCCTTAGCATGGACATGATTGGTGAGCGGTTCAACCACAGATTAGCATGTTATATCTGGTTTGGCTGGgaacagtaacttcctggagtctccgacTCTGTGTTCTGTCCTCAAAGCTTCATTCATGTGAGAATAAATCAGATGAATTTCATTTAACCACCAAGCCATCTTTATGGTCCTTTATGGTTGTCTGCATTGAAATATCACTATAATAAACATATTCAGCGTTAGAAGCAAATGTGAATAGATAAAACATTGCAGGTCTAGAGAAACCAATAAACTGATCCTGAAAGGCCTGCGGTGACAACTGTACCCAACCAGGGACGCATGTCGGTATTTTATGCTACGAGATTCTGTTCTGCGGGGAGCCCAAATTAATATGCTAATGGCTGCAGCTCAGTGGGGAGTGTAAgctatatgcaaataaaaacatgtcctTAAGTTACAGTAGTGATGCAGTCGTCCTCTACGTGACCAACTGCCTTGCCAATGTTCCTGCCATGTTTCACTCCAAGCACCAGTGGATTTAACCCCACTGAGATGCAAATTAGCTACATATGAACAACATATGTGAGCAGTTCAGATCTCTGCATCACACACATTAGAGCTAGAGCATGGCCCATTACTGCTCACTGGATCAAACTTTGGATGAGATACCAGAGGGTGTTTGAAACACAAGCTACATGCACAGTTTCTATATTCGGCTTTTAAATCACTTCCACAGAAACTGCCTCTGTCACTTCTCACAGTCCTGCTATGTTGTATGGCGGCTCAAGGCGTAATCTATGGAGATAAATTACAGAAGgagataaaaaatattaattttctttttgcctcAGGTTCATTGGTGAGCCTATTTGTTCCAGTGATAGCAGTGATGGGGCAAGGACTCCAACGATCTCCAAACTATGATCTAATAATATTGCCACTTCAGGCTACTGCAAAACTAACAGCCTCCACCACTGACTCTGCTGTCCACCTGGatattgttttgctgtgattACAGACGCTGTGTTCACTCAAAGTGAGGAAAAAGATAATCACACTGCTGTCTCTGTTTAGTACTAGCATAGAACGCTCAGGTTCTTACACAGAGGCATGTAACTTTtgcaaatgtatattttgtgatGGAAAAGTAATGATAAAGCAATGAATAAAGAAGATTTTAAATAAACCTAGTGCTAAATGAGGCGTCCAATGATTTACCAAACTTTGAAGTCTTACCTGCCCTCATTTGCATTAAAAGTAGCATGAGGAGacaagtatttttcttttttacattcagATTTTATTGACTCAAGGCCATGGTTGCATGATATGGAGTACAATATGCAATACGATAATGACAAAACATGGCACCCGGCAGGAATGAAGTGCAACATAACTTAAATGAAAGTAGAACATTCTTCAAGAAGGCACCTGTTTACAGATAACTTTTGACTTAAAATTGTTTTTAGCAGACATGACCAGACCTGACAGTTaatgacacaaattattattttcattatcgattaatcttcccattattttcctgattaatcagttaatcatttggtctataaaatgtctgaagatagcgaaaaatgcccatcacaatttctttaAGCCCAAACTGATAAACTCAAATTGCTAGTTTccatataaaacacagaaaagcaaaagaatattgaatatttattCTGTCGATCATTAAGTTTTTATACCAAACCAAATTTTTGTCCTCCATTTCactaaaatgtgtattttagaGCCTGTACAGTTTTTCTTGCACACATAACCACAATGGTAAACATGATGAGAGGGCAGCACCGCAGTGAATGACTGCTGACTACAGAACATACTGAGATTTTATCAGCCTGTTGTTCTTGACTGGCTAGCGAAGAGCAATGACTCCAAAAGGCTCTGACTATTAATCATCCTGAGCGGCCTGTATGATATGGGCGCAGCCAACAGGAATGCAGGGGGGATGGGTTAATGTCAGCACAGTATGGCTGATCATACCAACAAATAACACCACAGCAGGGAGACGAGAGGCTCTACCTACAGCATCAACACAAGAGCCTATTTTTGCTCCTAAAAAGATGATTTATGAAGGAAACCAGCCTGTTTTCACTTCAGATCTAAAGAGACCTCCAGCGTTTCCTTCTCTACCACCCAACATGCCCcaacaacacacagaaacatcacaGCTGAGGCTTAGTTTATCTCACTGCATAGTAAGAGGAAAGCTACTGCACCATCCTCCCTACCACTGATTACCACTTCCGTGTCTGCTGTGATCACAGCATCAGGGGACTCAACATAATAAATAGTTATAAATCCTCTACCACCGGGGCATTGTTAAACCCTTACAGTGGCCGAGCAGTAGTAAAAAAGACTTGTGCTCAGTGTAAAACATGTCAAAGATTACTAACATTACGTCCAGCAGCATCtatctgcacaaacacacacttgcacgcAGACATAAGCTTTAGCCACGCCAGCAGCAttgctctatggatggcaatgtcagtcggtcGGCCCTTCCCTTTGGTCCATACAGAAATATCTCATCTAACGTCTAACAACtgttagatggattgccatgaaattttttACGGAcgttcatggtcctcagaggatgattcctatttaatttggtgatcctctgaacttttctctagcgccatcatcaggacaaaatttcaatttctgcacaactttggtttatgaccaaatacctgcaaaactaatgacattcccatcagcctcagctgcattttgtgtttagagctaattagcaaatgttagcatgctaacacgctaaactaagatggtgaacatggtaaacattatacctgctaaacatcagcatgttagcattgttattttgagcatgttagcatttagcttcacagagctgctagctggctgcagactcttagtcttgatTACATAcctttctgtttcctgttcagGTGACTGAGTTTTACTCTTGAACCCAGGGAGGCTGCTCATGTCCACATAACCGTCAGTCTCATTGGCAGAGGACTGCACCCGACTGGGACGGTCAAAGAAGTCTGTGAACGGCGCCTGTCGGACGGGCCTCTGCTGTGGGACCTGAAGGTTCTCGTAATCCGAGCTGATGGCAGGAACATTCTCGTAGTCTGAGGTATCTGCGTTGGGGAAGGAGATGGAGCGAGGCTTGGTCAGGGGAAGAGGTGTGAAAGGCACACGGGAACGGTCCTCAAAGGACTCCACCCGGACGACGCTGCGATTGAGAAAGGCCACAGAGGTCCCTTTTCTTTTGCTGTCCTTGTAGAACAAGAAGGTGGAGGCCGGCTCAGGTGAAACATGAGGTTTACTAGCAGAGCGTGAGTTGAGCTGTGGAGAGCTACTTATGCTGTGTCTGTCTAGATCCAGCAGTCTACTGGTTGTGTGGTGGCTGGACTCTGCTGACGACTTAAAGGAAGACGGGTTGACATCCACCACAGGCTCGCTGTCTTTTTTCCGTCTAAATTTAAGCATCAGGAAACGCTTAATGGAGgatttctttttcctgtttttctcagACGAGTCTTCTTCAATGAAAAGGGAGGGGGAACTCTTTGTGATGGGCCTCTTGGTGATGTAGGCCAGATCAAATGGGGGAGGGATGTCCACAACAGACGTCGGAGTGGACAGGCCACTGGATGGCAGAGGTGAGCACCGGGAGAAGCTTCCAGATGAACAAATGGCACCTCCCTGTCTCGGGGATCCTTCCCTGTAGCTGTAGACACCCAGAGGTGTGTCCTGTCCCTCCATGGAGAGGGACCGGGGGTACAGGGACAAATAGTGGGGGTTGGTGTAGCTCTTGTGCAACACTGAGCTTAACATGGGGCTGCTGCTCAGTGCAGTTTGTCCGAATCCACTCGTGTAGGGCCTCTGAACGAACTGCACTCCCATCTCAGTCACATTATTATTAACGCGGTGTGACAGTGAGTGGGAGCGCATCTCTGTTGTCCTCTtatcaaaaggaaaaatattttCACCCTCTGAGCTTTGACCTGGCTCCTCATAGACATGCTCATCACTGATGTCCTGCTCTGTGTCAGTGGTGTCGTCCAGAAACGGCACTATGTGACCCTCCAGGTCTTCCTCGTCTCTGAAGACATCTGAGTCACTCGGGGAAAGCAGCTGGCTTtctgagagagaagatgtcagcGAGGTGTCTGTGTCCGTTGGCATTGAGATGGATACCAGCCTGAACCTCGGCTGACAGTCCAAATGATTCAGCAAGGTCTGCGCTGTTTGAGCTTTGGATTCTTCAGTTATGACAGCCATCCTTTTCTGATACGTTCTTATCTTGTTTTCATCACTGTTGCGGCTGCCGTACTCATGACTGTTACCAATCTCCACATAATCCTCAGTAGACACACACTCTATTTGTCCATTTTCAGCTGTTTCCGCATATTTCCCGGCTGATAGTCCACTGCTGTTTAAAGACGAAAGTTTCTGTGGTGTGAGTGGACTCTCTGGTAGTCCACGACCTTTGTTATTCCTCGGCATCATCTCTCTGTTAATAATGTCCTCTGAAGAGACGTAATAAGGCTCTTGAGTTGGATCATCCCCTACGGCAACATGTCCTGTAGTTGTATCACAGAACTGTTTCTGGTCTTTGGGAATAAAGTCATAATAATGAACGTTCTGTAGGTTTCCGCCCTTTTCCTTCATTCTATGGCCACATCTAAACTTTGGCATGCTACGCATGACGCCACAATTTGGAGCAgattcctcttctttctcctctccgTCTGTTAGAAAAACTTGATGTGTATCAGTGTCCGTCATGTTTTCATTGATGAGGAGACCAGGTTCGTCTGTGAGAGACTCAGTTAAATCATCTGCTGTGCAGTCAGCTGCTTCATCCTGCCTCTCCTTCATGTGTCGATTTTCAGCAGAATAGCATCCTGCCTCCTCATCAATGCTATTAACAGAAATGTCTCCCACTGAGAGGCCATCTGTGTCAGCCAGCGCCTCGCCTGCATCACAACCTTCAGCATCCATGTCCTCCACCATGTCTGTGTCAAccatctccaccacctcctcagAGTCAGCCGTGAGTCCAGCATCACTGACCCAAAGTGTTTCCAGGGAGTCTACCTCCTCTGTTAGAGCACTGTCAGTTAACCTCCAGTCCTCGTCAGTCTTCTGAATcatgtcttcttcctcttccttttcctcctctgtcgCCTCTCCGTCCTCTGCCGCATTCTGTACATCTTTTTGTGGTGATCTGAGGATGTAAGCATTAACTTGTTTCTCTGCTGGCAAGCTGTCTGCAACCACTTTGTTTAGACCGTTCTCCGTCTCGTGCTCTTCGTCAACTTCGCCATCTGAAGTTAGCAAGCTGCCATTAATGCATCCTCCCTGGTTGCCATTAAGCTCTGGTGTGACTTTAGGTTTCGGGGCTATAGAGGGTTTGGGACCCCTGACTGCAGACATGAGAGGGGAGGGGAGCTTCAGGCTGGCGTGACAAACTAATCTTGGCTTTGGAGCAACAGAAGGCTTGGTGCAGTCTGAAAGAACAACAGGAAAAGGAAACTGTAAGATTATGTGCTTTAAAATAGCTTACAGGTCATTTGTATTGTGTCCCTGTGACCTAAAACTACTCAAAGATTCTAAATAGTGTCATGTGGTCGCAGTTTGATCATTTTCTTACCAAAATGTGTATCATATTTGCTAAAGAACTAATCTGGCAATCTATTAAATGTACGTCAGCATTCCTCATACATTCCAGAAAGAGATACCCAAACTAAAAATTTGGTGCTTAAAGGACAAAACGGGACTTAAAATGAGTAATGTTCGCTTTTACATCGTTTgagaaagaatagaaaaaaaaaatctgagggaTTTCCCTGACTCACTTCCTGTGATTCAAGCAAGAGAAACCCCTCTCAGGCTGCCATTACTGCTTTGAGAATAAGACTTTATATGCAGCAAAGGAGAGTGACAATAAAGCAACACATGTAATTCATGTATATTTAGGCTAATACATTTAGCTCATGTAAAACACAAGATCACTTTCAGAGAAGGACCTGaataatctaataatgaaaATTAGGCtcactatactatactatacttttCTTGGTAATAACAATGCACTCAAGATTTTGGCACAAGGTGAGAGTATCTACCCCCCAAAAACTAGAAAAGACATACTTTATGCTGTTTAAAAAATGGGCATTATACCTGTGAATGACTGTAAGGCTGGCTGAGGATTCAAAAATGTTTGCTTGAGTTTTTACATCCAAATTGGAGCTAAATAACGTATCTCTATTCTATCAAAAATAGGTATAAAGTGAACAATCTACCAACATTACACTGCCCTCTGCTCTGAAACCAAGAAACACTGCCTTACAAACACTTTGGTTTGCTTCACATCCTGTTGCTACCGCTGGATTCATGATGTATTCACAGGAATGcacaaaaaagtcaaatataaaaagatataGACAACTAAAACTCTATTTCCTCTCTCCCCGCCCAGCTCTATGCTCAATACTCACTTGCTCAAAATATACTAAATATCCAACACACTGTGAAATAACCACTCAAAACCACTCTCTTCCTTTACGATAAATCATCTCACCTGTGTTCATTTTGGCGAAGCGACCATCTCCAACATCTCGTCCACGAGATCAGCTTCGATACACACAATTTTAAATAACATGTAAAAAACGGAGCCAAACTCAGTTGAACTGTCCAAACAGAGAGTGAGTGGGTCGGACTGAACACAGCTCTGTCTATCTGCCACTGAGTGAGAAACGCTGCTCAGCTGATCGTCGGTGCGTCCTACAGCGCGCAGGACGCGACTGGAAACCAAATGGAGAGAAAGGTCGATCCGCTCTCTCCAGGATCCctcttacagcagcagcagctccagtcAAGTGTTAACATCAGCCTACACGCTGATTAGTATTTTAATACTAGTCAATACAGCCAAAGGGAAAGTGTTAAGGCTGCAAaggattttcattttcagatattATCccaaatttatatttaaaaaaaacctgtcaAAAAGAACTTTTCTTGAACACACACCAAACTACAGTTCTGACTCTTGCTGTATTACTGATAGATACATcgtttactaatgctttatggATCGGTCATTAGCctttaataagaacaacttttgggttgccaggttgtgggAAAGTGTTGTGAAGAGTATTTTGACCACCAACATTTACAACTACAGGCttgatgaataaaaaatattttattaatgacttatgaacatttatatttgcacacacacaatggcttattagaaagtgagaagCCTTGAAAGGAGAATTTATTAATGAATCAATAACATTTATTACTGCATTTTTAGCAAATAGAAACACCAGCCAAAGGGATGTGGCAACCTGGCAACCTTGTCAATGGTTTATAACTGATCTATGAAGTAAATTAGTTATTAACAGTTAACAAAGCTAcaagttacaacttataaaccctttgTAATTGGTGCTTTATTAGAAAGAAGAAACGCTGCATACCATTACTTCAATTAAATCAAAGTTTCCCTTCATGCTTTTCACAATCTCTgtaattttagttaattttgtgAAGTACATCAGTTTATAGTTATGATTAGGTGAAAACAATACATTCTTAGATCCCAGTTGTTTCTGGATGATAATATCATAAAGCCATATTTCTCAGTATTACTGATTGTGTCTCATTTAAAAAGTGTCTGAGATCTTGATTGATAAACCCAGTTTCCCTGCACACCACCTAACTGTCTGATTGGTGTACAACAGGCTCTTTTCTACATAACAGGAAACTGCTCTCCCTGTTTCCTGCACAGCCCAACTTCACATCCTTCGCAGTGTATGGACATCATGCTCACATTTAACCCCTTGGTGAATAAACTGTGACTCACTGGGGGTGAAGTAAGGGAAAGCTATTTTTACGCTTGAATTGTGGTCAGCTGGTGAAGATTTATTACACTAAAAATATCTGTGCTGTGCCTCAGAGAACAGGAGCATAAAAATGGGGAGTGGCTCTGGGGGGGATCAGTACAGCAAAGGGAGTCAGGTCCTGGCTGTTCTGACTCCAAAcccaacacacagcaacacattaATCCATTTTCCATTTGGTGCCATTCGCATTGGTAAATGGTAAATCACACCTGAACATTACCCTTTTTCAGGCAATGAAACATGAGTGTGATTAGGTGTGATGTGTTACATACAGTACGTTACAAATTGCTCTAAGAGAGGCTAATCTTCAAACAGCACAGTGAAGCACGAGTCTTCCTGGGAAACTGATTCCCAATTACCATGCCGAGGCATTCCGCGTTGATGAGTCTATACAACACAATCATGAGCAGTCTCGCCTTATATTCAGTCCATTAAAAATCAATCCACAGCTACATGAGGAAATCTAGGCACATTAGTCCATAGCTACTGGCatataattgtaaatattttgtctgtGATGGGCTTCCTGATACTTTACTGTATTAATAAATTGTTCacgctgtctctgtctgtcttacaTGACCCAATGCAAAACCTGAGACAACgctagaaaaaaagaaactcacaaCTCTTACTAATTAGCTTAAACAGTAAGGTACCAGAATACGTCTTTCAGTGTGCTGCTCTTGAGACTATAAACAGTACTGTCACTAACAGTGTTTGgctcattaaaaaacattatgtgGCTGCACCTTTGACCACCTTTTTGTTGCTGcaataattgtgttttcatattgAGTCAATAAAGGGGAGGAAGGTGGGCTCTGCAGTCTGCAGCACGAGAGGATGATGACAGATCTCCTGACAAGCATGGCCGATATGAAAACACGTTTTGGGATGAGGGGGTGTCcccacacgcacactcacacaataaaaaaagttaaagcaTAAGGCTGGCGATATGTTGACACTGTCAAGAAATCTAGTGTAAAGACCAGaacaaacagtgtgtttgtttctccaTCAATACTCTCTGACTTCCCCatatactttaatttttttttaaaaggcataGCAATTTCCTAACAGCtgggcattgtagtttttagctaacattactcaaacaagagttaatagtgcatttgttggggactattttcagctgtggctTAATACACAATTGTGCCCTAATGGGCATTACACCAGCGGGAccgtgtatgtgggattgactcaaaataaactacagtgcccgtGTTCATCGTAATGAatgaacatgtcacccagtgcaacggtgtggctgatgggtttttaatagtttttggacaataatggctctctatggcacagaggaataagatgtATCAGGCTTTTGCTACACCAACAATACTTGGTAGGATAAATTTATTGTTGGATTTGGTCTTATTAATGGGATTtgtcaacaaaacaataaaataactttaacaTTTTGACTATTTCCTCTTAATATAACTCTTGCAAGTGCAGTGGTTCAGAGCATAAGTGTGAGCTGATTCTTTCAGCCTGCGTCACTACAATTGTGCACCTCTTCAAATCAAAATGAATGAGTGTATTTATCAATTAGGGGTTCAGCACCTAATCAATAAATTGTCCTTTAATCCAAGTGGATCTCTCTCATAAGGGTTTGGATGTAGGAGATCCAGGTCAGACATATATGCAGCCGTGATTTATTGACTGTGTACATTGAGAGTATTGAACAATGTCGGTATGTTTTCAGTAATACATTAGAAAAACAATTCGAGCCATGTGCAGTCTGAGGTCCATCTCGGTCTGTGTCTCCTGTTTGCGTCAGGCGAGGAAAGAGtgcgtctcctcctctctcctgctctgagGTGAAACAATAAGGCTGCGGCTTAAAAAAGGAACTCCATCTTGATATACTCCTTCCTGTGACTGTTTTCAAGTCTTTCAGCAAAACTAGAGCACGGAGGGCGTAGTCACCaaacttaaaggataattccagttatTTTCAACCATTGTCCTACTTTTTGACATCATTGCGGGTTAAAAAATCTGCACTTTATGTGTCTCCAGTTGACGGGAAGCACTGGAATGTAATTTTCTGACTGGTTTCCTTTTAATCACTTTAATTTTACTTGTATCATATCAGAAGAATTAGGGTCCATAAACACGAGAAGTTCTGAAGTCTATTAGAATTCcctgtatttatttaatcttcACCTTAATGAATgatcattttgattattttgaattagctgcaaattttaaaaaaaatgtgtggatGTTTTCTGTAATGTGGCTTAAAACATGTCAGTACAATTAGTCTTTTTATCAATGTGCATATTCAAACTAAAGGACCCAATCGAcacatgttttggttttaataagTCCACACCGATTCAAACTTTCACAAAATACATaagtaaacagaaaacagaaagaacacAGGTGCACATTTGTGTATCCTTGGAAAGTATTGTTGACTTGTGTTGTCTTTGGCAACACTGAATCCTGTAAATTGTGAAGTTTTTGAATCAATAGGACACAGGAACGAACTCTTGTGTAATGGCTGTCTAATTTTAGTTTCACATCATGGCGAGGAAGAAAACACAGCTGGAgggttgtttttgttcttctgtgAGAACTTTCTGACAACTGCACAATGGGGCACGTTCTAACAAAGGAAAACTGTAAACATAAAATTTACGATGTACTGAaaaatttgagaaaatgtttactttgtACACGTATCTATTATAATACCATGTGTTTTGTCTTAATGTGTTTCATTCCTCACACAAACCTGTGTATGACAGCTATTAACGTTGATAGGAACTAAAAATAGCATAGAGCTGTTTTT
It contains:
- the LOC122866874 gene encoding FYVE, RhoGEF and PH domain-containing protein 5-like isoform X3; protein product: MNTDCTKPSVAPKPRLVCHASLKLPSPLMSAVRGPKPSIAPKPKVTPELNGNQGGCINGSLLTSDGEVDEEHETENGLNKVVADSLPAEKQVNAYILRSPQKDVQNAAEDGEATEEEKEEEEDMIQKTDEDWRLTDSALTEEVDSLETLWVSDAGLTADSEEVVEMVDTDMVEDMDAEGCDAGEALADTDGLSVGDISVNSIDEEAGCYSAENRHMKERQDEAADCTADDLTESLTDEPGLLINENMTDTDTHQVFLTDGEEKEEESAPNCGVMRSMPKFRCGHRMKEKGGNLQNVHYYDFIPKDQKQFCDTTTGHVAVGDDPTQEPYYVSSEDIINREMMPRNNKGRGLPESPLTPQKLSSLNSSGLSAGKYAETAENGQIECVSTEDYVEIGNSHEYGSRNSDENKIRTYQKRMAVITEESKAQTAQTLLNHLDCQPRFRLVSISMPTDTDTSLTSSLSESQLLSPSDSDVFRDEEDLEGHIVPFLDDTTDTEQDISDEHVYEEPGQSSEGENIFPFDKRTTEMRSHSLSHRVNNNVTEMGVQFVQRPYTSGFGQTALSSSPMLSSVLHKSYTNPHYLSLYPRSLSMEGQDTPLGVYSYREGSPRQGGAICSSGSFSRCSPLPSSGLSTPTSVVDIPPPFDLAYITKRPITKSSPSLFIEEDSSEKNRKKKSSIKRFLMLKFRRKKDSEPVVDVNPSSFKSSAESSHHTTSRLLDLDRHSISSSPQLNSRSASKPHVSPEPASTFLFYKDSKRKGTSVAFLNRSVVRVESFEDRSRVPFTPLPLTKPRSISFPNADTSDYENVPAISSDYENLQVPQQRPVRQAPFTDFFDRPSRVQSSANETDGYVDMSSLPGFKSKTQSPEQETESAYTEAYNVCLVAVAPQTVSVGDIRGEVASEEDQGRTSEEEEGGSSYDRQPDGRSRAFYIAKELVDAERLHVKALKLLQEDFREAVGAAVGDEGDPVLDEERLREILNELPDVYTLHRRILNELENRIRHWEESQRIADIFLSRKAEFLVFTTYIGHYDRSMSLLEDSCRTSPAFAAIVHQFEQQSPAGEKVSLKHQLLQIIVHVAKYRMLLTDYLNNLSPDSKEYGDTQAAVGVVSDIADQANDSLKHGENLLRLVNIEYSVRGLRDLLQPGRVFVKEGTLMKVSRKSRQPRHLFLMNDVLLYTYPQQDGKYRLKNTLPLTGLKVSKPIIENVQNALRIEGTDISITLSASSFIEREDWFYSLSRTVTEHARGSAAFNSCSGEARDHLRPSLGEKAPTLVPVSQVMMCMNCTSDFSLTLRRHHCHGCGRIVCRSCSRNRYPLKYMKDRMAKVCDHCYNELKKRGGDVSALSGKSSPRPNRSSRPLSAVFQNIHPPNIWRHRKGTASFTQVTLSEEGSISGSLQRSKKSKRSWKRLWFLLKDKEKVASESLPLLGFTVKLPDKQEGEEEANIFQLYHKNTLYYTFKASDNYTAQRWVNAMEEATVL
- the LOC122866874 gene encoding FYVE, RhoGEF and PH domain-containing protein 5-like isoform X2; amino-acid sequence: MNTDCTKPSVAPKPRLVCHASLKLPSPLMSAVRGPKPSIAPKPKVTPELNGNQGGCINGSLLTSDGEVDEEHETENGLNKVVADSLPAEKQVNAYILRSPQKDVQNAAEDGEATEEEKEEEEDMIQKTDEDWRLTDSALTEEVDSLETLWVSDAGLTADSEEVVEMVDTDMVEDMDAEGCDAGEALADTDGLSVGDISVNSIDEEAGCYSAENRHMKERQDEAADCTADDLTESLTDEPGLLINENMTDTDTHQVFLTDGEEKEEESAPNCGVMRSMPKFRCGHRMKEKGGNLQNVHYYDFIPKDQKQFCDTTTGHVAVGDDPTQEPYYVSSEDIINREMMPRNNKGRGLPESPLTPQKLSSLNSSGLSAGKYAETAENGQIECVSTEDYVEIGNSHEYGSRNSDENKIRTYQKRMAVITEESKAQTAQTLLNHLDCQPRFRLVSISMPTDTDTSLTSSLSESQLLSPSDSDVFRDEEDLEGHIVPFLDDTTDTEQDISDEHVYEEPGQSSEGENIFPFDKRTTEMRSHSLSHRVNNNVTEMGVQFVQRPYTSGFGQTALSSSPMLSSVLHKSYTNPHYLSLYPRSLSMEGQDTPLGVYSYREGSPRQGGAICSSGSFSRCSPLPSSGLSTPTSVVDIPPPFDLAYITKRPITKSSPSLFIEEDSSEKNRKKKSSIKRFLMLKFRRKKDSEPVVDVNPSSFKSSAESSHHTTSRLLDLDRHSISSSPQLNSRSASKPHVSPEPASTFLFYKDSKRKGTSVAFLNRSVVRVESFEDRSRVPFTPLPLTKPRSISFPNADTSDYENVPAISSDYENLQVPQQRPVRQAPFTDFFDRPSRVQSSANETDGYVDMSSLPGFKSKTQSPEQETESAYTEAYNVCLVAVAPQTVSVGDIRGEVASEEDQGRTSEEEEGGSSYDRQPDGRSRAFYIAKELVDAERLHVKALKLLQEDFREAVGAAVGDEGDPVLDEERLREILNELPDVYTLHRRILNELENRIRHWEESQRIADIFLSRKAEFLVFTTYIGHYDRSMSLLEDSCRTSPAFAAIVHQFEQSPAGEKVSLKHQLLQIIVHVAKYRMLLTDYLNNLSPDSKEYGDTQAAVGVVSDIADQANDSLKHGENLLRLVNIEYSVRGLRDLLQPGRVFVKEGTLMKVSRKSRQPRHLFLMNDVLLYTYPQQDGKYRLKNTLPLTGLKVSKPIIENVQNALRIEGTDISITLSASSFIEREDWFYSLSRTVTEHARGSAAFNSCSGEARDHLRPSLGEKAPTLVPVSQVMMCMNCTSDFSLTLRRHHCHGCGRIVCRSCSRNRYPLKYMKDRMAKVCDHCYNELKKRGGDVSALSGKSSPRPNRSSRPLSAVFQNIHPPNIWRHRKGTASFTQVTLSEEGSISGSLQRSKKSKRSWKRLWFLLKDKVLYTYRAQEEKVASESLPLLGFTVKLPDKQEGEEEANIFQLYHKNTLYYTFKASDNYTAQRWVNAMEEATVL